One region of candidate division KSB1 bacterium genomic DNA includes:
- a CDS encoding DUF5679 domain-containing protein — MADKAFCVKCRKMVDIADAKRVTMKNGRPALKGKCPACGTGVYKILPTK, encoded by the coding sequence GTGGCGGACAAGGCGTTTTGCGTCAAGTGCAGGAAGATGGTGGACATCGCCGACGCCAAGCGCGTGACGATGAAGAACGGTCGACCCGCACTGAAGGGGAAGTGCCCAGCGTGCGGTACCGGAGTCTACAAGATTCTGCCAACCAAGTAG
- a CDS encoding S49 family peptidase: MRSCKALAGIILCLLPAGVLGQQLPMLYGSYDDLLPASPGALGNGLLGFVNPAVLPHVHGPDLRAAFVSQQEDLVRWGLFAAVPNVGFGMVEERLPGEAVRHYRLAMAVGDGGLSIGAGYGWSRGGPAAIWYGGVLARPLRFVSVGAAGWHAPRLNRQELMAELGLRPLGTDFLTLFADLSVHDRQHLADGRWSAGAAVQAFPGLYLVGRYFRGEAFSLGVNISLGRMGAGVQRRTPEGGGPALTTYSVRVGKGTPNVLDSYLLRQKCSVQLELKGQVLYQRNRFIDLPGRTLSELLFTLKDAAEDPRVAVVALNLSGLAVTPQLAWEIRTQLAQLRRAGKKVLVYIDRGSMTEYHLASVADRVVLDPEGMLTLQGYVAGRTFLKGTLEKLGLGWEEWRYFKYKSAAEVYSREQMSEADREQRQAWLNDQYELVRSEVCASRGMSSAQFDSLINNVVLFLPEEAVHAHLVDTLARWKDIGRLLKDFAGTKRKLTPGQLAKREYLPREWGRRPQVAVVYAIGECDLDRGIRARALERVLLRVAEKKRIKAVVLRVDSPGGDALASDLVAEAVRKCREKKPVIVSQGSVAGSGGYWLSMYGDSIVSTPATITGSIGVIGGWLWNKGLGDRLGMSSDHVQVGEHADLGFGITLPILGVQIPDRNLTHEEKARVEAVIRQFYRVFVHKVAQGRGMAPEAVEEIAQGRIWSGVAAKARGLVDEVGGLSQAVDMARARAGIRPGAEVEVVELPRPGLINVEALMPGAPSVRGGSPLSDVEQGYLRLLARYPAQPLLLMPLELQLAWRTSGAMSWYGPR, from the coding sequence ATGAGGAGTTGCAAAGCGCTGGCGGGAATCATCCTGTGCCTGCTACCAGCGGGCGTGCTGGGCCAGCAGCTGCCCATGCTCTACGGAAGCTATGACGACCTGCTCCCTGCCTCTCCTGGTGCGCTCGGCAACGGATTGCTGGGTTTTGTCAACCCTGCAGTCCTTCCACATGTGCATGGTCCCGACCTAAGAGCGGCATTTGTTAGCCAGCAGGAGGACCTGGTGCGTTGGGGCCTCTTTGCGGCTGTGCCGAACGTCGGGTTCGGAATGGTGGAAGAGCGCCTCCCGGGCGAGGCTGTGCGTCACTATCGCTTGGCCATGGCGGTCGGCGATGGCGGCCTATCAATCGGGGCGGGCTATGGCTGGTCGCGCGGTGGGCCGGCGGCAATCTGGTACGGAGGAGTGCTCGCGCGCCCGCTTCGGTTTGTCTCCGTAGGCGCGGCTGGTTGGCATGCCCCTCGCCTGAACCGGCAGGAGCTCATGGCCGAATTGGGGCTCAGGCCACTGGGGACTGATTTCCTGACACTCTTTGCCGACCTCAGCGTCCATGATCGTCAGCATCTTGCCGATGGCCGCTGGAGCGCAGGCGCAGCGGTCCAGGCGTTCCCTGGCCTGTACCTGGTGGGACGCTATTTTCGCGGCGAGGCGTTTTCCCTCGGGGTGAACATCAGCCTCGGCAGAATGGGGGCGGGTGTGCAGCGGCGAACGCCTGAGGGAGGTGGTCCAGCACTGACCACGTACAGCGTGCGCGTGGGCAAAGGCACCCCTAACGTGCTCGATTCTTACCTCTTGCGCCAGAAATGCTCGGTGCAGCTGGAGCTCAAAGGGCAAGTGCTCTACCAGCGCAACCGGTTCATTGACCTGCCGGGCCGCACGTTGAGCGAGCTGCTCTTCACGTTGAAGGACGCTGCTGAGGACCCGCGCGTCGCCGTTGTGGCACTAAACCTTTCCGGCCTGGCGGTGACGCCCCAGCTGGCTTGGGAGATCCGCACCCAGCTTGCCCAACTCCGTCGCGCAGGCAAGAAGGTGCTCGTCTACATCGATCGTGGCAGCATGACCGAGTACCACCTGGCAAGTGTCGCAGACCGCGTGGTGCTGGACCCCGAGGGGATGCTCACCCTGCAGGGCTATGTGGCCGGCCGCACGTTCTTGAAGGGCACCCTCGAAAAACTGGGCCTCGGGTGGGAGGAATGGCGTTACTTCAAGTACAAATCCGCGGCCGAGGTGTATTCGCGCGAGCAGATGTCAGAAGCCGATCGCGAACAGAGGCAGGCGTGGCTGAACGACCAGTACGAACTTGTGCGCAGCGAGGTGTGCGCCAGTCGCGGCATGTCCTCGGCTCAGTTCGACTCGCTCATCAATAACGTGGTGCTGTTCCTGCCTGAAGAGGCCGTGCATGCCCACCTGGTGGACACCCTGGCGCGCTGGAAGGACATTGGTCGGCTCTTGAAGGATTTCGCTGGTACAAAAAGGAAGCTCACCCCTGGGCAACTGGCCAAGCGTGAGTACCTCCCACGCGAATGGGGCCGCAGACCGCAGGTGGCTGTGGTCTATGCCATCGGTGAATGTGACCTGGACCGGGGGATCAGGGCGCGGGCGCTGGAAAGGGTTCTCTTGCGCGTGGCAGAAAAGAAGCGCATCAAGGCGGTGGTGCTGCGCGTGGATTCGCCCGGAGGGGATGCTCTTGCCTCAGACTTGGTTGCCGAAGCCGTGAGAAAGTGTCGAGAGAAAAAGCCGGTCATCGTCAGCCAAGGGAGCGTGGCCGGCTCCGGCGGCTACTGGCTTTCGATGTATGGCGATAGCATTGTTTCCACCCCTGCCACCATCACCGGTTCCATAGGCGTGATCGGCGGCTGGCTATGGAACAAAGGGCTGGGCGACCGGCTGGGAATGTCGAGCGACCATGTGCAGGTGGGCGAGCACGCCGACTTGGGCTTTGGCATCACGCTGCCCATTCTCGGGGTGCAGATTCCTGACCGAAACTTGACGCACGAAGAGAAGGCGCGGGTGGAAGCGGTGATTCGTCAGTTCTATCGCGTTTTTGTCCACAAGGTGGCGCAAGGGCGAGGCATGGCGCCGGAAGCGGTGGAAGAGATCGCCCAAGGGCGCATTTGGTCCGGTGTTGCGGCAAAAGCGCGGGGGCTGGTGGACGAAGTGGGTGGACTCTCACAAGCCGTTGACATGGCAAGGGCCCGTGCTGGCATCCGGCCCGGCGCAGAAGTGGAGGTGGTGGAACTGCCACGGCCGGGACTGATCAATGTGGAGGCTCTCATGCCAGGTGCACCATCGGTGCGGGGCGGTAGTCCTTTATCCGACGTGGAGCAAGGGTACCTGCGCCTTTTGGCCCGTTACCCTGCACAGCCGCTTCTTCTGATGCCGCTGGAGCTGCAGTTGGCGTGGAGAACCTCAGGAGCGATGTCCTGGTATGGGCCGCGCTGA
- a CDS encoding methyltransferase, producing MTSRERVRAALAHREPDKVPIDFGGTGVTGMHVTCVAALRDYYGLERRPVKVHEPYQMLGWIDQDLQDVLGIDVNGLYARTTMFGFPNENWREFRLPWGQVVLVSEHFRTTVDANGDLLIYPEGDTTAPPSGRMPVAGFFFDTIVRQPPIEEERLDPADNTEEFKPLNDQDLAHYRAEVERLADSPRAIVASFGGTAFGDIALVPAPFLKYPKGIRDIAEWYISTVTRQEYLHRVYAKQTEVALANLEKIHSIVGDLVDVVFVCGTDFGTQTSTFCSVETFRSLYAPYYRKVNDWIHRHTCWKTFKHSCGAVEPFMGAFIEVGFDVINPVQCSAAGMDPRRLKDTYGDQLVFWGGGVDTQKTLPFGTPAQVREEVLRRCEIFARNGGFVFNAVHNVQANTPVENLVAMFDAVKEFNGET from the coding sequence ATGACCAGCAGGGAGCGAGTGCGAGCGGCACTGGCCCATCGCGAGCCCGACAAGGTGCCCATCGATTTTGGCGGCACTGGAGTCACCGGCATGCACGTGACCTGTGTAGCGGCCCTGCGCGACTACTATGGTCTGGAGCGCCGCCCGGTAAAGGTACACGAGCCTTACCAGATGCTGGGATGGATAGACCAAGACCTCCAGGATGTTTTGGGCATCGACGTGAACGGTCTATATGCCCGCACCACCATGTTTGGCTTCCCCAACGAGAACTGGCGGGAGTTCCGGCTCCCCTGGGGCCAGGTGGTCTTGGTCTCGGAGCATTTTCGCACAACCGTGGACGCGAACGGTGACCTGCTGATCTACCCTGAAGGTGACACCACGGCGCCACCCAGCGGGCGCATGCCTGTCGCGGGGTTTTTCTTTGACACCATCGTCCGCCAACCCCCCATTGAGGAGGAGCGCCTTGATCCGGCAGACAACACCGAAGAGTTCAAGCCGTTGAACGACCAGGACCTGGCCCACTATCGGGCAGAAGTGGAGCGTTTGGCCGATTCCCCACGGGCGATAGTGGCCAGCTTCGGAGGCACAGCCTTTGGGGATATCGCTTTGGTGCCGGCTCCCTTTCTCAAGTACCCGAAGGGCATCCGGGACATTGCCGAGTGGTACATCTCCACCGTGACCCGCCAGGAGTACCTACACCGGGTCTATGCCAAACAGACAGAGGTGGCCCTGGCCAACCTGGAGAAAATTCACTCCATCGTGGGCGACCTGGTGGATGTAGTGTTTGTCTGTGGCACCGACTTTGGCACCCAAACATCGACCTTTTGCTCCGTAGAAACATTCCGCTCACTCTACGCGCCCTACTACCGAAAGGTCAATGACTGGATTCACCGACACACGTGCTGGAAAACTTTCAAGCATTCGTGCGGAGCAGTGGAGCCATTTATGGGAGCATTCATCGAGGTGGGCTTTGACGTCATCAATCCGGTACAGTGTTCGGCCGCGGGCATGGACCCGCGGCGCTTGAAGGACACGTATGGCGATCAGCTGGTGTTCTGGGGGGGCGGGGTTGACACGCAGAAGACGCTGCCTTTTGGCACACCTGCCCAGGTGCGTGAAGAAGTGCTGCGGCGGTGCGAGATCTTTGCCCGGAACGGTGGCTTTGTGTTCAACGCGGTGCACAATGTTCAGGCTAACACCCCGGTGGAGAATCTTGTTGCCATGTTTGACGCGGTGAAAGAGTTCAACGGCGAGACCTAA